The Bubalus kerabau isolate K-KA32 ecotype Philippines breed swamp buffalo chromosome 16, PCC_UOA_SB_1v2, whole genome shotgun sequence genome includes a region encoding these proteins:
- the ANKRD50 gene encoding ankyrin repeat domain-containing protein 50: MLANVDDKKPIMTNPWEEKVCKMAQTSLLQGKQFYCREWVFHKLQHCLQEKTNCCNSACNSAALVMNSGNNASVVSGKGAAWGVLLVGGPGSGKTALCTELLWPSSPTSLQRGLHRQALAFHFCKAQDSDTLCVGGFIRGLVAQICRSGLLQGYEDKLRDPAVQSLLQPGECERNPAEAFKRCVLLPLLGMKPPQQSLYLLVDSVDEGCNITEGEQTSTSLSGTVAELLAGHHEFFPPWLLLLCSARKQSKAVTKMFTGFRKISLDDLRKAYIVKDVQQYILHRLDQEEALRQHLTKETAEMLNQLHIKSSGCFLYLERVLDGVVENFIMLREIRDIPGTLNGLYLWLCQRLFVRKQFAKVQPILNVILAACRPLTITELYYAVWTKNMSLTLEDFQRKLDVLSKLLVDGLGNTKILFHYSFAEWLLDVKHCTQKYLCNAAEGHRMLAMSYTCQAKNLTPLEAQEFALHLINSNLQLETAELALWMIWNGTPVRDSLSTLIPKEQEVLQLLVKAGAHVNSEDDRTSCIVRQALEREDSIRTLLDNGASVNQCDSNGRTLLANAAYSGNLDVVNLLVSRGADLEIEDAHGHTPLTLAARQGHTKVVNCLIGCGANINHTDQDGWTALRSAAWGGHTEVVSALLYAGVKVDCADADSRTALRAAAWGGHEDIVLNLLQHGAEVNKADNEGRTALIAAAYMGHREIVEHLLDHGAEVNHEDVDGRTALSVAALCVPASKGHASVVSLLIDRGAEVDHCDKDGMTPLLVAAYEGHVDVVDLLLEGGADVDHTDNNGRTPLLAAASMGHASVVNTLLFWGAAVDSIDSEGRTVLSIASAQGNVEVVRTLLDRGLDENHRDDAGWTPLHMAAFEGHRLICEALIEQGARTNEIDNDGRIPFILASQEGHYDCVQILLENKSNIDQRGYDGRNALRVAALEGHRDIVELLFSHGADVNYKDADGRPTLYILALENQLTMAEYFLENGANVEASDAEGRTALHVSCWQGHLEMVQVLITYHADVNAADNEKRSALQSAAWQGHVKVVQLLIEHGAVVDHTCNQGATALCIAAQEGHIDVVQVLLEHGADPNHADQFGRTAMRVAAKNGHSQIIKLLEKYGASSLNGCSPSPVHTMEQKPLQSVSSKMQSLTIKSNSSGSTGGGEAQPSLRSLPNGPAHAFSSPSESPDSTVDRQKSSLSNNSLKSSKNSSLRTTSSTATAQTVPIDSFHSLSFTEQIQQHSLPRSRSRQSIVSPSSTTQSLGQSHHSPSSEFEWSQVKPSLKSTKTNKGGKSENSNKSGSAGKKAKQNNSSQPKVLEYEMTQFDKRGPTAKSGTSAPSKQMPADSQCKIMIPSAQPEIGRSQQQFLIHQQSGEQKKRNGIMTNPNYHLQSNQVFLSRVSVPRTIQDRGHQEVLEGYPSSETELSLKQALKLQIEGSDPSFNYKKETPL, translated from the exons ATGCTAGCAAATGTTGACGATAAGAAACCTATTATGACTAATCCTTGGGAAGAGAAAGTCTGCAAAATGGCTCAAACGAGTTTACTGCAGGGGAAGCAGTTTTACTGTAGGGAGTGGGTTTTCCACAAGCTTCAGCATTGCCTCCAGGAGAAGACGAACTGCTGCAACAGTGCTTGCAACTCAGCAGCCCTTGTAATGAATTCTGGGAATAATGCTAGTGTTGTCTCTGGGAAAGGAGCTGCCTGGGGTGTGTTATTGGTAGGAGGGCCTGGCAGTGGCAAGACAGCCTTATGCACTGAACTCTTGTGGCCAAGTTCACCTACAAGCTTGCAGAGAGGTTTACATCGCCAGGCGTTGGCCTTTCATTTCTGCAAAGCGCAGGACTCGGATACTTTGTGTGTTGGAGGGTTTATTAGAGGTCTGGTTGCTCAGATCTGCCGTAGTGGACTACTCCAAGGATATGAGGACAAACTAAGGGATCCAGCAGTTCAAAGCCTCCTACAGCCCGGGGAATGTGAGAGAAACCCAGCGGAAGCATTTAAAAG GTGCGTCCTGCTCCCTCTTTTGGGAATGAAGCCGCCCCAGCAAAGCCTCTATCTACTTGTGGATTCTGTGGACGAAGGGTGTAACATCACTGAAGGTGAACAGACGTCCACCAGCTTATCTGGGACTGTGGCAGAGCTTTTGGCTGGTCACCACGAGTTCTTTCCACCGTGGCTATTGCTTCTCTGTTCTGCCCGAAAACAGAGCAAAGCTGTTACTAAAATGTTTACTG GTTTTCGAAAAATAAGTTTAGATGACCTTCGGAAGGCATATATTGTTAAGGATGTTCAGCAGTACATCCTTCATCGTTTAGATCAAGAAGAAGCTTTGCGACAACACCTCACGAAAGAAACTGCAGAGATGTTAAATCAACTGCACATTAAAAGTAGCGGATGCTTTCTTTATCTAGAACGAGTTCTCGATGGAGTTGTAGaaaattttattatgttgagagaGATTCGTGACATCCCAGGAACTCTAAATGGTCTGTATCTCTGGCTGTGTCAAAGACTTTTCGTAAGAAAACAGTTTGCAAAGGTTCAGCCTATCTTGAATGTGATTCTTGCAGCCTGCCGGCCTCTGACCATAACAGAATTATATTATGCAGTATGGACAAAAAATATGTCATTAACCTTGGAAGACTTTCAACGCAAGCTAGATGTCCTCTCCAAACTTCTTGTTGATGGCCTTGGAAATACTAAAATACTGTTTCACTACAGTTTTGCAGAGTGGCTCCTGGACGTGAAACACTGCACTCAGAAGTATTTATGCAATGCAGCAGAAGGACACCGAATGTTGGCTATGAGTTATACCTGTCAAGCCAAGAATTTAACACCATTGGAAGCACAAGAATTTGCGTTGCACTTAATTAATTCAAACTTACAGTTAGAGACAGCTGAGTTAGCTCTGTGGATGATATGGAATGGCACACCTGTCAGAGACTCCCTATCTACTTTAATACCCAAGGAACAAGAAGTGCTGCAGCTGTTGGTGAAAGCTGGCGCTCATGTCAACAGCGAAGATGATCGCACATCATGCATCGTCCGGCAGGCCTTAGAAAGAGAGGATTCCATTCGGACATTATTAGACAATGGAGCTTCAGTAAATCAGTGTGATTCGAATGGGAGAACGTTACTGGCTAATGCGGCTTACAGTGGCAACCTCGATGTGGTGAATTTACTGGTCTCTAGGGGAGCAGATTTAGAAATAGAAGATGCTCATGGACACACACCGCTTACCCTGGCTGCTCGACAAGGACATACCAAGGTGGTTAATTGTCTGATTGGTTGTGGAGCAAATATTAATCACACCGATCAGGATGGCTGGACAGCATTGAGATCCGCAGCTTGGGGTGGTCACACCGAGGTTGTGTCTGCACTGCTTTATGCTGGCGTAAAAGTGGACTGTGCAGATGCCGACAGCCGAACAGCTCTGAGAGCAGCAGCCTGGGGAGGACATGAAGATATTGTGCTGAACTTGCTCCAGCATGGTGCTGAAGTTAACAAAGCTGACAATGAAGGCCGAACTGCTTTGATAGCGGCTGCCTACATGGGACATAGAGAGATTGTGGAACACCTGCTGGATCACGGAGCAGAAGTCAATCATGAGGATGTCGACGGCAGGACTGCACTCTCTGTGGCTGCACTTTGTGTTCCTGCAAGTAAAGGACATGCATCGGTCGTTAGCCTTCTGATTGATCGAGGTGCTGAAGTGGATCACTGCGATAAAGATGGCATGACGCCCCTGCTGGTGGCTGCCTATGAAGGACATGTCGATGTGGTTGACTTGCTTCTAGAGGGGGGAGCTGATGTCGACCACACGGATAACAATGGGCGTACACCCCTCCTAGCTGCCGCTTCTATGGGTCATGCCTCAGTTGTAAACACGCTTTTGTTTTGGGGTGCCGCTGTGGACAGCATTGACAGTGAAGGGAGAACAGTGCTTAGCATAGCTTCAGCCCAAGGAAACGTTGAAGTAGTTCGTACTCTGCTGGACCGGGGCTTAGATGAAAATCACAGAGATGATGCTGGATGGACACCTTTGCACATGGCAGCTTTTGAAGGCCACAGATTAATATGTGAAGCACTTATTGAACAAGGTGCTAGAACAAATGAGATCGACAACGATGGGCGGATACCTTTCATATTAGCTTCACAAGAGGGTCATTATGACTGTGTTCAAATATTACTGGAGAATAAATCCAACATTGATCAGAGAGGTTATGACGGAAGAAATGCTCTGCGGGTCGCTGCGTTAGAAGGACACCGGGACATTGTTGAATTGCTTTTTAGCCATGGAGCTGATGTTAACTACAAAGATGCTGATGGTAGGCCAACACTTTATATTTTGGCCTTAGAAAATCAGCTTACAATGgctgaatattttttggaaaatgGTGCAAACGTGGAAGCAAGTGATGCTGAAGGCAGGACAGCACTTCATGTCTCGTGCTGGCAAGGCCACTTGGAGATGGTGCAGGTTCTGATCACCTATCACGCTGATGTCAATGCTGCTGACAATGAAAAGCGCTCTGCACTGCAGTCTGCAGCCTGGCAGGGCCACGTCAAAGTGGTGCAGCTTCTCATTGAGCATGGCGCTGTGGTGGACCACACGTGTAATCAGGGCGCCACTGCGCTCTGCATTGCGGCCCAGGAAGGACACATTGACGTCGTGCAGGTTTTATTAGAGCACGGTGCTGATCCAAACCATGCTGATCAATTTGGTCGTACTGCTATGCGAGTTGCAGCCAAAAACGGACACTctcaaataattaaattattagaaaaatatggTGCATCCAGCTTGAATGGCTGTTCTCCATCTCCTGTTCACACGATGGAGCAAAAGCCTCTACAGTCAGTGTCATCGAAGATGCAGTCCCTAACAATTAAATCAAACAGCTCAGGCAGCACCGGTGGTGGGGAAGCGCAGCCTTCGTTGCGCAGTTTGCCAAACGGGCCAGCTCATGCATTCAGTTCTCCTTCAGAATCGCCTGATTCGACAGTTGATCGGCAAAAGTCATCGTTGTCAAATAATTCCTTGAAAAGCTCAAAAAATTCATCTTTGAGAACTACTTCATCTACAGCAACGGCTCAAACAGTGCCAATCGACAGCTTCCACAGCTTGTCATTTACAGAACAAATTCAGCAGCACTCGTTGCCACGCAGTAGAAGTCGCCAGTCGATTGTCTCCCCGTCTTCCACAACACAGTCCTTGGGCCAGAGCCATCATTCACCGAGTAGTGAGTTTGAGTGGAGTCAAGTCAAGCCCAGCTTAAAGTCAACAAAAACGAATAAAGGGGGAAAATCAGAAAATTCCAACAAATCTGGGTCAGCTGGGAAAAAAGCTAAACAAAATAATTCTTCACAGCCGAAGGTCTTAGAATATGAAATGACTCAGTTTGATAAAAGAGGACCCACAGCCAAATCTGGGACCAGTGCACCATCTAAGCAGATGCCAGCAGATTCGCAGTGTAAAATCATGATTCCTTCAGCTCAGCCAGAAATAGGTCGATCTCAACAGCAGTTCCTTATTCACCAACAAAGTGGGGAACAGAAGAAGAGAAATGGAATAATGACAAATCCAAATTATCATCTGCAGAGCAACCAGGTTTTTCTCAGTAGGGTTTCAGTCCCACGGACAATACAAGACAGAGGGCATCAGGAAGTGTTAGAAGGATACCCTTCCTCGGAGACGGAATTAAGCCTTAAACAAGCTCTGAAGCTTCAGATTGAGGGTTCTGACCCTAGCttcaactataaaaaggaaaCACCATTATAA